Genomic segment of Osmia bicornis bicornis chromosome 2, iOsmBic2.1, whole genome shotgun sequence:
aattcatattgtaattgaataaatataatgattgatttttattaattaatgtctctttttattatatttactgtaAGTAAATTTTAGTTAAATAGGATTGTGAGATAATTTTTTAGAACTGTAgtgtttataaatacatttcatGATACTGATGTCTTTTCATCGTGTTTCATCCAAAGAATCAGCTACTAATCCTTTGACATTGCTGCTTGCTATTCGtcataattaatttctgcttTGATTATCATGCACCGCTTAAGCACTTAACTCATTAAATGCTACTAACACTTAAAAATGGATAAcatatttgtaatttaaaagtCTCAACAGTTAGAATGCCAGCACCAACACGGTTGAGGGATCTCATCAGGCAAATAAGAGCTGCCAGAACTGCAGCAGAAGAAAGAACAGTTGTGAATAAAGAATGTGCATACATTCGTTCAACATTCAGAGAAGAAGATAGTGTATGGAGATGTCGCAATATTGCAAAACTTTTGTATATTCACATGCTTGGGTTTGTGTCAAAACTTTGTTACAATGTAAACTGTATACAACAATACATTCAACTACTTCTTTCTtatgataaaatatacattacatTTATAGATACCCAGCTCATTTCGGTCAATTAGAATGTTTAAAACTCATTGCATCTCCAAGGTTTACAGACAAAAGGATTGGTTACTTGGGCGCGATGTTACTTTTAGACGAGCGGCAGGATGTTCatcttttaattacaaattgtttaaaaaagtGAAGTTCTTATAACATTACattaatatttgtttgaaatgtttgtaaatatattaacTCCTAGTATTTCTTTTTACAGTGATTTAAATAGTTCTACACAGTTTGTTATTGGTTTAGCATTATGTACCTTGGGTGCAATTGCATCACCAGAAATGGCAAGAGATTTGGCATCCGAAGTTGAAAGGTTGATGAAATCACCAAATGCATATATCCGAAAGAAAGCAGCTCTTTGTGCATTTAGAATTATTAGACGTGTACCAGAATTGATGGAAATGTTTCTTCCCGCTACTCGCAGTTTAATTACGGAAAAAAATCATGGCGTGTTAATTACAGGTGTCACACTCATTACAGAAATGTGTGAAAACAGTGTTGATACATTGAATCACTTTAAGAAGGTAAGTTTTATATGTTTCAATGGAAAATAAGGATATACAAAAGAGTGAAATATTTAGATGCTTTAACTAACATTACAAAAATTTAGTCCTTGCATTAAAAGagattatatatatttttttaacatcacagtttaatttcttttgatgTTGGCATTTCTAGTGTACTAGTGTATAGATGCAAGTTAGATACTTAGATTGAATTACTAGCATTAGTAACATATTACTATCAGAATAATTAAAGTTACAAGAAATCATAGAAAGGAATGTAGTctataattttatgtaaatttaacAGTACAACAAATAAGtacataaaaaagaaaagaaaacattttAACTTAATAATCTTcctaatatatattttttgcccatgatatttataatataagtATGGTTTTATCTTTCTTAGGAATGCGGCCATCGAGAGGTAAAAAGTGTATAAACATCCTTTGTACTTTTGCATGTTATGCTTATTATGGActtcattcttttcatttaatttatatgatttttttattgcaaatgTTCAATAATTCATATCAATTGTTTAGTTATAGTTCTTGAAAATCCAAATATATATGCATGTACTTTGAAAATACAGTACAGTATGgagtatattttattatttttaacgtCTTTCCTTATAAGTATTATTGTTATtgattgaattaaattaaaagttatttattttattgacaTATGTAATTGTTGGCCTATAGTATTTTGTCTATTGTTATTtatgatattattatatatgtataaatatatatcgTAATTGTGCAagattatattttatcaaaatatattaTGGATATAAAGGTATAGTCGTTTTTACACAAACAATGCAATATAATAAAGTTTATGTTTCTTTCTATTAAGtaacttatttttaaatatgtgaattcatttttcgtgtttgtatttaatattgcTTATTACTTCTTCAAAAActtaaaacataaaattattttttcagattGTGCCAAATCTTGTGAGGATTCTTAAGAATTTGATATTAGCTGGATATTCTCCGGAACACGATGTATCTGGTGTATCTGATCCTTTTCTTCAAGTAAAGATATTGCGTCTACTACGAATTCTTGGTCGCAATGATATTGATGCATCCGAGGCAATGAACGATATACTTGCACAAGTTGCAACAAACACAGAAACTAGTAAAAATGTTGGAAACACAATATTGTATGAAACTGTATTATCTATTATGGATATTAAGTCAGAAAGTGGACTTAGAGTATTAGCAGTGAATATATTAGGtcgatttttattaaataacgaTAAGAACATTCGATATGTCGCGCTGAATACATTATTGAAAACAGTTTATGTAGATACAAGTGCAGTGCAAAGACATCGTTCAACAATTCTGGTAATgttcttatattattttttttacaatttgtTCATCTACTTTATAACactaacaaaaatatattattttactttatttaattgttttttaggAGTGTCTAAAGGATCCAGATGTATCAATTAGAAGACGAGCGATGGAACTTAGTTTTGCGCTTGTAAATTCAAACAATATTAGAAATATGATGAAAGAATTGTTACTTTTCTTGGAACGCGCTGATCCAGAATTTAAAGCTCAATGCAGTAGTAACATAGTGATGTCTGCGGAAAGATTTGCACCTAATAAACGTTGGCATCTCGAAACCTTATTTAAAGTTCTCGTTGCTGTAAGAAATTAACTTTTTAACAACATTGCTCGTTAGATTGatacttttaaaataacaattgtaATTTTATCGAATTTCAGGCTGGCAATTATGTCCGGGACGATGTAGTAGCATGCactattcaattaatttcagaAACACAAGCACAGCAAAGTTATGCTGTTAGCGCTCTGTGGAAAGCGTTAGAAAAAGATACAGCTGATAAACAACCTTTAGCACAAGTAGCAACATGGTGTATTGGTGAATATGGGGATTTATTGTTATACGCACCACCGTCAGAAGATGTAGATGCTCCTGTTAATGTACGTTATATGTAATACAATTGTGTAACTTGTAGTTTGCAAGTCATaacttcaaataattatatacatcatttttatcttcctgttattattattagttaaCAGAAGATGAAGTTATCGACGTCTATCAAAGGTTATTATGGAGTCCACAAAATACAGTTGTTACAAAGCAGTATACGTTATTATCTCTCACAAAACTTAGCACAAGATTCCAAAAGGGTAATGAGTAAGTATTACAATATAATCTAACAAATACTATATAACAtctatttcatatatttttttaaagaatttagacGAGCAAATTGTTTGTGTTTCAGAAAAATTCGTCAAATAATTGATACGTTTGGCAGTAATTTACATATTGAACTGCAACAACGAGGTATTGAATTCTCACAGTTGTTCAGAAAATATGATCATTTACGATCTGCATTGCTTGAAAGAATGCCTCCTATGGAAACTGCAAGGCCACAGGCTAATGGCATTATTGGTATGGTAAATGGGGAACCGGAaccagaagaagaaaaatcaacaGCTTTAGAAGCAAGTACTCCGCCATCCGATTCAGTAAGTATATTACAAAGCGtactataattattaaaattggttttattaatttaagatGTAACTAGTAGCATAATTTTTACATGATAATAatgttgaattttataaaaatttttgcattttctaGAGTGCACTTCTAGATTTGCTTGGAACCACTGACTTAGGAATGACTCCTTCGGTATCGAGTAAAAATCCACCTGCTAATTCAACAGCTGTAGTAAACAATAACGACCTATTGGATTTACTTGGTAGTTTGGATTTAAGTGCACCTACACCTACATCTACACTGCCACAAACACAATCGCCGACACAAATATTTAATCCTGCTAACACAACTAACTTCTTAGTGGATGGTTTACTTAATTCATCACAATCGATTCAGAACGGTTTGTATAGATTAACGAAGTATTCACTTTTTACAAAAagatataatttcatttcataattGTAGATACACCTGTTATGATCGTATTGGACAAAGCTGGACTTAAAATAACCTTCAGATTAGAGAGACCATCAGATGTTAACGATTTATTAGTTATAAACATGTCAGCTCAAAATTCTGGAAGTGCTATATTAACTGATTTCTTGTTTCAAGCAGCAGTTCCTAAGGTAGGAGAAGTTAATGTAATTTCCTATTAAAtctaatgaataaaaataatttaaaacattttttagaCATTCCAGCTACAGATGTTGTCTCCATCAAGCACTGTCATTCCTCCTTCCGGGCAAGTTACTCAAGTATTAAAAGTTGCAAATATTAACAAAGTACggttttataattattatatcctTAAAGAACGCGATGATGTTTTATTTCTCATGTTTATTCAtcactttttcttttaacaaaGGTACCTTTACGAATGAGATTACGTATATCGTACACTGGACCAGCTGGGCCAGTCCTGGAACAGACGgaagtaaataattttcctcCTATAACATCACAGTGACAAAATATACTAAGGAAAACAATTGTACATATGCCTGTTTAAATAAGTAATCAAGTCTTAAATAGACTGACACACAATTTCATCTTCTCATCGGGTAAAGTGACACATATTGGTAAAAggatatatttgaaaaaaaaattttcgtaattgattaaatttattgtttataaaacaTTGTATGAACTTGATAAGATACAAATttgtaatcaatttttttccgTTAATATGCACAAAGAATGGTTTCCATCTGCTCACAAGCCATATTTTATAGCTGTAAAAATTGAATGTTCAGTAACTGTTTATAGGTACAATgtttgtaaatatttaaatgtaaaaaGTATTCTAAAGTTTTGATTTTATACagttaaagaaaatatcaTAATAAGCTATTTTTTAAATGCTTAAAAGGTTAAATAAATAGGTTCATTGATTGATTGACggataataaaattacattcGTAGTTGATTTAAATTAGCGCTTATTGAGCAGATGGTGTGATCTTGATTTTAAAATCTTGCAAAAGTAGTAAAGCTTATTAGTacagaattataaaatttcataaaaaaagaaaagacgaAAGAAAGGAATGTAAAATTTCTCTTGTATTATGCTGCATGTATTGTGAAACATGTAAATATTTTGTCTAATCGAATATAGAAAGATAGAACAATAATACTACATGCAACACTTATTTGATTTGttgaatttgtaattttacagCTTCTGATTTAGTACATAATTTCATGCATAAGGTAATTAATACAAACATAAATACAAAAGAGATATGTAACAGGAAATACTAAAACTATTCAGAAATGTTGGGAAAAGGTGTTTTTCACTAAAAATGTTGCTGCCCAATTATCAACAACAGGCACTTAAATCTCGCTGTAATAATCTTTTCTACTACATTTGTAAGTAATAAATGAACGCGATTGCcttgtaaatatttaaataattgcagtGACATAGAAGTGATTAAATTCTCGTTATAAGGAACGTAAAATGGGGTTCTTTGAGTGTGTTTATGATACAATTATCATGTGAGTAACTAATGAAAGAACTTGTTTCTTtcataacatttttttaaataagaaagGGTAATACATAAATGCATATACATGTAGCTTGTACACATTTGCTATACCCCATATTTACGTTTGTTATGGGTGGTGTTTATACTGTTTTGAATGTATCTGGAGTATATAATGCCATTGGAGGGCTGAATTCTGATTgtcgaattattttttacactcGTCATCGTAtattaaatcatttaaaacTATAAACGAGTTATCCTCTTTGattattatgaaaatgaaattcttattaaactatgaatatttttaagaaatattgCTTTTAAAAGTATTACGTATCTTTGTCATTTTGTTTTAAAGTAAATATTGAGAATTATACTGAGAATATTGCAGtataatgttaataataatttaatattaaaaatttttatttattatcagtAACAATAAAATTGTTGTTTGGTAACATATAATCTAAGAATAACAAGACATACGTTTGAATATGTTTCGTAATAACACAAAAGTTCTGGTttaaaaaaagtatttttacattcctttttatcataaaaataaaatataaaacgtaaagttaaattgaaaaaatttatcattttagtttttataatttaatgaatcgttttagtaaaaattttatctttttatacgtattatttctctttttatacaaagaaatactttgttataaaatgtgGATCTAATCGTGCAAAAGATGCATAAAAATCAAATACATAAAAGTAGCAATAGTGTTTCTATTTGCAAGTACTTGTCTTTTTCAAGATTTTATCTATGTGAAGTTAATATACAATTGTActtaattacatttaatttactttaatGTAATAGTATTGTATGAATATGTAGTTTTTTAAGCGCGGCTACTAAAATttagtattataaaaaaaatctaGTATTTGAAACGATTAAGTTAAAAAAAtgtcttttattattttcttcctaAATTTCTCAtaaatatcgttattaatgatTATATTAACAGCATAACTGTATGCATTTTAGCTCCGTCCCTTATATGTTGTGCGCTATAAATGCGAAGGTATATAATTCTAGAACAGGTGGGTGTGTTTCTGAGTGGCCTTGTCCTAAAGTCTGTGACACAGTGTCAGCCCTTCAGTGGGGTATTCTCTGCCTACTTGTTCTCAATATTATATtagttttataaatatataagtCAACTGTGAGGATATTGAATAATGATAAAGATACTGTATATATACGTTTCAGAGAATCAAGgtgtgaaaataaaatgtatttttattccaCTATACTGTcagaatattatattaatacttATACGGtcgttaatattaaaaaatttacgtTACTGTGTAAATCGTAGATTTTAGTCTGTATAAGATCTTATGTTGATTTTGTATACACAATTAGTTAAAGATACatattaatagaaaaaagGCCATGGTTatagtaaaaaataaagacaGACATATTTTGTCCATCacgttataattataaatttttcttacatTAATTAGACGTTATGTATGATATTACAATTAACATTCTTAtcataattctattttatatacataGCTTATGTCGATGTTTGTTGAGACTCAGGATTACATCCAGCAGGATTAGAACCAACTTGATTAAATAATCTGTCTTTAATTATTTGTGCCATTAAACCGTGAATAATTTCAATAGTAGTTTTACAACTATCCCTTGttgctttaattaatttttctaccgTACTTCGATCATGAGGATCCGTTCCACCTAAAATAAATCCTCTTCCGAGCGCAACTTCCGACTGTTCTAACTTATCCGATAGATCAAATATTTGTCCAGTAGTATAATCTGCATTTGTCAAAAGGCTAGAAGAGCTTAAAGTATTCACCCAATATTTATTCCACAAAGAATCTAGTAATCTTCTATCTAATGATGATTTGAAATAAGATACTTCTAAGGAATAATATTGTTTGCAATGAACACCAaaatcttcaattttatttaacggTATTGTCTGATATTCAGACGGTTCTTCATTCGCTGGTTTATATCCCTGCAAGTATAACATAATTCATTAAACTTTGTTCTTCATTCTTTTTCATCCATAATGTATTATGGTTACAATAAAATATGCATTACTTTTGGATAGGTTCTAAATGCACCCAGGCAAACTTTTCCAGCAGAAATTGTTCTTACAGGATCAATGACAATAGCAACAAATGGTTCTTGGAAATTCTGATTAAGCATCTGGGTAGATACATCGATGCCTGACAACCAACATCCATAACCAGGATGACTGTGATACCATCCAATAGCATTTTCTTGCCTACCAACCTTCATAAGTAAATAATAACACATATGTAGTTGGAAGAAATAACAAATCATTATatgtaaaattgttaaatgGGTATGATCAAAAACACCTGTTTAGCTGCTTCTATATATGCTGTCATATATTCATATGCTTGTGCCTGAGCATTAACTCTTGTTTCTGTGCCTTCTACAGGCAATGCAAAAGAATCCATAACGATCATTGTATTTGCAGCAACTTTACCTAAGAGAAGACCCATCACTTCTAAAGTTCCACCGGAACGAGCATGCATAACCATTTTTAACAATGCCAATGCAGAAATCTTTATATCTTTGAAAAAGTGAGGACTAAAATATGATAAAACATAAGATTTTATTACTcctttataaaattattttaactcCTTGCATATAGATGTACAAATAACTTACTCTTTCTCCCATGGTTTTGCAGCTAATATGTCTTGTTGTTCTTTACGGTCATACCTATAAATCTCATCAACAGTACTAATTGTTTCAACATTGTTTGACATTTCCCATGTTTTCTGAGCAATAGTACTTTGATCAGAAGATGTGCTTGCCATGATTATAAATTTGCTTTAATACTTTGAACCTATAATTACAAAACAGAAATACCAATTACCTGAATATGTTTCacaaaattacaattaaatgtGCAAAACATAAATTGATCtcagaaatatgtatttaaataatcatttggaaatttttaccAATATTACCTTATGTCAAATTATATAAactagaaatttcaaaattataccTCAATTGCAACTTTGGTTACCACCAATTATGGCTTTATTTTGTTTCGTTAAATCATATCTAAagtatttatgtatttatgtatTCCTAAACACATAGGCATTAACTACAGATCCACCAAGACTGGACATGCTTTGTTTTTGAGGGTCTTGAATTTTATGCCTCGAGAACGAGTGTTATCTGCTCTATCCTAGGCAAGTACAAAAAATGTAAAACACTTCGCACTGAACCAGTTTATGCACCTATTGACGGTAATGGCAGATTGCTTCGATATCCACGACTAAACCCTACCATTGCCAGTCAAGTGCCCAGCTGagagttatttttatttatattaataaattaaacataaaACTTCGTTTAAAACTGattttgaatataataatatactataaatacatatgtatatataattcaATGAATGTGTAAAATAGACTcattatacaataaaaatttctgtccctttatcatttttatatcaCATACGACATTATCAAATCAGTCTAGAATGAGATAACAGAGCTATTTGGATTGTGCTTTAACCATCTACCGATCAATTACCAATAGAGTTATGCATATTATTGATTGTCCTTTGTTCTCCATAAGATGGCACTAGCAACACTATGTACTAAAGGAAAAGCGTAAGCAAAATTTAGTCTACCACTAGATGGCTATAGTGTCCAGAAAAGGTTAAAAGATTCGAAATGTGAACTTCAAGAGATTTCAAGCATTCGAAGAAGGATTTTAATCATAATAGTGAGGtaagtttcaaaaataaattaaatttctaaaaataagtAAAGCAGTAAACGTGACAGTCCAGCGTCATCAATAATTCATACACGTGTACATATTGCGCTCATTAAAAGTTTATTACAAACAGGATTTGTCATCCCAACTCgctatttaaaagaaaaacatgtAAACTAATAGAGCGGCATACAGAATATTATTGTTCGTATTAGTAATATTGATTCGTATATCTGTGCAAAACGCACTCAAAGCTTTTCCTAaacattagaaaaaaaaatcaataatctatttcaaaatgaatgtgacagcaaaataattttacttaTAATTCAACTGCCTTCAGTAATTCTGTTCACTTCGAGGTTAAGGTCTCTTCGCGTACCCTTTGCAGAGTCAAGTTCCGGTTTAGATGTTCTCGAATGCTTTACGTATCCTTCCCGGTAATTCTCTTTTATAACGTGTGTCATCTACCAGCGATTGTAAGATTACAAAAAAAACTACTGTTTTTAGTAGATTTGCATTCTTCCTCAATGTTGACATTCACGCGAATTTCCACGGGGAAACAAACTCGGGTGGAGTGAAAACCCGTTGGTAAGGGAGATGGGGTGAAAATACGCGTAAAAAAGCGGACAACGACGGTAGCGTACCATGATCGATTCGAAACGATCGGCGGCGTTTATTTTTGCATGCTGTTCGCAGCTTTTCGCATGAACGTCTTTGGAATGGACGCGCGCAGTAGCGTCGTCGTTGCGGGGTTAGTGGAACGTCGACGGTATAAATCGGGCGCTCGTTAAAACGTGACTTACGGCACTTTCACGACCGGCTGAAGTTAGCCGCGTGCTTGCAGCATTCTCTGCCTCGTCCTGCTATTCCATCGATGCTATTCCTCCGTACATTCTCATCTTTCCTTCCAACGATTTCCCGGAAAATTGTCACACGATAGCGACAATCGTCCCAAATGAGGACAGCTCTAGAGATTAGCTCGTTAGTGCATCGCGCCGATAAAAACGGTCACCATTTTTACACTTACATCTATGATCCTTTTTATCACTAGGTCTTTAGATCCCGATAGAAATTCATTCGATTTCGTTGCtaataataatcatctttTGTTCGAAGATAAACAGGGAACCATTCGAAAGACCGATAGTCGGAGACTTAAACGAGTCAGCGCGATATTCCATTATGTAAGACAACGCGATAGAACTCTCGATGGTCGAGAGCCCGATGATCCCAGGTTGCTCTATTTATAGTTTGACCTTCCTTGCGCTCTTTAAACAGATGTGTAAGATAGTTCATACCGCGTCCATTGTTAAGATCCGCGCGTTCCATCGGAAAGGGAAATAATTGAGcaaataataaagtttataGAGGTCTTGCATAATAACAAGCCTGTGTATCGATTAACCTTGACCGAAAGTGATCAAAGTGGAAATAAACTTTCTGCAATTTTGTCGGCGCTTGTTTTATCGCGGCGCGAGAATACGAAAGTATAATCGTTCGTGGTCAAACTTTCGAGTCGCTGGATTATCTACTTACGCGTTGGGCGACACGGCAAGGtaataattatgataattcaaagaatttaatgaAACATAAGAAGTTGAGTATTGATCAAGTGTTATGATCAATTAGAAATCAATTAATCCATTAGCAATTAATCTATGATTTAAAAAGGTATATATCTTTGTTTTCGTCTGTCTCGATATGAACGCATTTCCGAGGGAAAGCGAAGAAAGTACTTTTCGGTGGTCGCGCGAACGAACTGGCACGTCTGTCGTTTCCATTCGTTTCATGGATCCCCTGGGAGCGAAACACAATACCCGAGAAGTAGGAAACAGTGGAAGGAAGGTAGAAGGGGCGAAGGAAAGAGGAGCGGGAACAAGAAGGGAAattgtgtaatttattcaGCTGAGCAAGGGGCTACACCGGTGGTTCGGTGTGTATACGCGTAGGTGAATCGGCTGATGTAAGAGAAGGGTGGCGCCAACGTTTATATCGTGAATACAACTTTGCGTGCTTTCGAAAATTGCATCAAGACTTGCGGCGAAGCAACAGAACCGAATGCAATAGCCGCGAAGCAACCTGGATAGTTTACCAGTGAGGGTGGTTGCAGCTTTTTCAATCTTTGCGCGTACTCGACCACTTACATAATTGAATTCTCATCATTCTTATCATTCTTATTATTGCATCGAATGTTATAGTAATTATTAACAGTACGATCGTTACAGGTACCATTTGGTCTTACTTAAAAAAATGTACTGCTATAGAGTCACAAGGGTCCTATTCTGCAAGAAACAATCATTGACCCAGAGAGGAAGGTGTAGGAAGTAAAATTATACTGCAACGCGTGTTTTAGCTttcgattttcaaaattttaaagacCCCGTGGTCTGTTTACTTTAGAACCCTTTATGTCATCCATACACCTTTAGGGCTATCATCGCGCTGACCACTTCCGGGAAAGAAATACTATTACTTTTTAAACATCCTATATTTCGTTGCACCGAGTTTACCACAGTCTTGTCATCGTTAATCTACGATAGTTGGAGCGTGTTGCTGTTCTTTGTTATCAACGCGTCGTACCGGTGCAAACGATATCCGCTTAAGAATTGAGTTACGAGACCACAAGTAGCGAGACGAGTACCACTTCTGAAACGAAGTACTCGGGGATCTCCTCTCTGTgtctctctctccctttctattttttttatcttcttcctctttctcccaACGTGGCGAGCAGTCGAtcggtcggtcggtcggtcACTGAACCGCGCGCGCCGCCTTGTAACTCCATGCCATGCCATTCCATCCCATCCTGCCGCGATCGAGCGGGTACCGTTAGAATCTTGTCCCAGTCTACCTGGAAACTAATTCGACGTCGTCGGGCCTAAGCGTCGGCTTCGTTCCCGACGTCCGCGGACGCCACGATTGAGCCACCTTTCGAACACCCGATccttccaaaattctaaagcgccaaagttacaaaatttcaattcgcAAATTTCACTAACCAATTACGATCAATTCGATTCCCTGTCCCAAAATAGGTTTTTTGAACGGAAATGTGTTACAGTAATCAGTGCTCTCGATTCTAGAATTAAATTCCGTTCGTAGCCGTTGAGTTGGTAATTATGCGTCGAAAGTTCCGCGTAAACTTTCTTGCTCAcatccttctctctctttttgtTTTCCTCAGTCAACATCTTATTAACTGGCCTGGTTAGTTTAGTCTTACTTGTAGCGGATACAAAGTTTGCCGAGGTCTAACGAGAAAATCTCTTGAAAATTCTAATCTCGAGAAAATTGCGAAACCACCTTCGGTCGTTTCGATTCACAACTTTTTTTCAAACGATACGCAGAATcgttatttagaaaatttcacCTTCTTCAATcttgaataattaatcaatcGATTGATTATTGATCAAGTGTGAGGTTACAGATCAATACGACAATTTATCATTCCAGATAAAGATTTCCATTCGTTATTTAGAATCACTCGAactattcaaaatttcacCTTCTTCAATcttgaataattaatcaatcGATTGATTATTGATCAAGTGAGAGGTTACAGATCAATATGACAAATTATCATTCCAGATAAAGATTTCCATATATATCTCATCCTCGAATCAATGAAGATTAAACAGAGCAGATCTGTTGGTTGATACGAAACTTCCGATACGATATCGTTTGTAACACCGGAAGTCCGCTATCAGTCAGAAAGTCGGGACGAATAATTGATCGTAGAGGAATTGATGTCGTAAATTGATATAGAACGATCGTAGTCGAATGGTATCGCAAGGATGTGAAgggatgaaaaatgaaaaagatagtcgaagaaagaaggagagaCAAACATGATGGTAGGGGATGGACAAG
This window contains:
- the LOC114883043 gene encoding AP-1 complex subunit gamma-1 isoform X6, whose translation is MNASEHGFNPAFNMASIKQVFNEAVERVRMPAPTRLRDLIRQIRAARTAAEERTVVNKECAYIRSTFREEDSVWRCRNIAKLLYIHMLGYPAHFGQLECLKLIASPRFTDKRIGYLGAMLLLDERQDVHLLITNCLKNDLNSSTQFVIGLALCTLGAIASPEMARDLASEVERLMKSPNAYIRKKAALCAFRIIRRVPELMEMFLPATRSLITEKNHGVLITGVTLITEMCENSVDTLNHFKKECGHREIVPNLVRILKNLILAGYSPEHDVSGVSDPFLQVKILRLLRILGRNDIDASEAMNDILAQVATNTETSKNVGNTILYETVLSIMDIKSESGLRVLAVNILGRFLLNNDKNIRYVALNTLLKTVYVDTSAVQRHRSTILECLKDPDVSIRRRAMELSFALVNSNNIRNMMKELLLFLERADPEFKAQCSSNIVMSAERFAPNKRWHLETLFKVLVAAGNYVRDDVVACTIQLISETQAQQSYAVSALWKALEKDTADKQPLAQVATWCIGEYGDLLLYAPPSEDVDAPVNLTEDEVIDVYQRLLWSPQNTVVTKQYTLLSLTKLSTRFQKGNEKIRQIIDTFGSNLHIELQQRGIEFSQLFRKYDHLRSALLERMPPMETARPQANGIIGMVNGEPEPEEEKSTALEASTPPSDSSALLDLLGTTDLGMTPSVSSKNPPANSTAVVNNNDLLDLLGSLDLSAPTPTSTLPQTQSPTQIFNPANTTNFLVDGLLNSSQSIQNDTPVMIVLDKAGLKITFRLERPSDVNDLLVINMSAQNSGSAILTDFLFQAAVPKTFQLQMLSPSSTVIPPSGQVTQVLKVANINKVPLRMRLRISYTGPAGPVLEQTEVNNFPPITSQ
- the LOC114883043 gene encoding AP-1 complex subunit gamma-1 isoform X7 codes for the protein MLQNTVRMPAPTRLRDLIRQIRAARTAAEERTVVNKECAYIRSTFREEDSVWRCRNIAKLLYIHMLGYPAHFGQLECLKLIASPRFTDKRIGYLGAMLLLDERQDVHLLITNCLKNDLNSSTQFVIGLALCTLGAIASPEMARDLASEVERLMKSPNAYIRKKAALCAFRIIRRVPELMEMFLPATRSLITEKNHGVLITGVTLITEMCENSVDTLNHFKKECGHREIVPNLVRILKNLILAGYSPEHDVSGVSDPFLQVKILRLLRILGRNDIDASEAMNDILAQVATNTETSKNVGNTILYETVLSIMDIKSESGLRVLAVNILGRFLLNNDKNIRYVALNTLLKTVYVDTSAVQRHRSTILECLKDPDVSIRRRAMELSFALVNSNNIRNMMKELLLFLERADPEFKAQCSSNIVMSAERFAPNKRWHLETLFKVLVAAGNYVRDDVVACTIQLISETQAQQSYAVSALWKALEKDTADKQPLAQVATWCIGEYGDLLLYAPPSEDVDAPVNLTEDEVIDVYQRLLWSPQNTVVTKQYTLLSLTKLSTRFQKGNEKIRQIIDTFGSNLHIELQQRGIEFSQLFRKYDHLRSALLERMPPMETARPQANGIIGMVNGEPEPEEEKSTALEASTPPSDSSALLDLLGTTDLGMTPSVSSKNPPANSTAVVNNNDLLDLLGSLDLSAPTPTSTLPQTQSPTQIFNPANTTNFLVDGLLNSSQSIQNDTPVMIVLDKAGLKITFRLERPSDVNDLLVINMSAQNSGSAILTDFLFQAAVPKTFQLQMLSPSSTVIPPSGQVTQVLKVANINKVPLRMRLRISYTGPAGPVLEQTEVNNFPPITSQ